From a single Cyclobacterium marinum DSM 745 genomic region:
- a CDS encoding ATP-dependent helicase, with the protein MEYLATLNPPQLEAVKKTEGPVMIIAGAGSGKTRVLTYRIAHLIHEKKVDAFQILSLTFTNKAASEMKQRIEKLIGLEARNTWMGTFHSVFAKILRVEAQKLGYPSNFTIYDSDDSKSLIRSIVKEMKLDDKVYKANTVLSRISGAKNRLIGWQAYLNDPYITADDEAAMKPKMGEIYKAYQSRLFRSSAMDFDDLLFNTNILFRDHPDVLNKYQQRFRYVMVDEFQDTNLSQYLITKKLAAVHQNICVVGDDAQSIYAFRGADIQNILNFEKDYPDLLVVKLEQNYRSTKNIVETANSIIAKNKSQLKKNVWTQNDSGDLIELMKASSDNEEGRMVAATIFEEKNNKQLSNSDFAILYRTNSQSRSMEEALRKSGIAYRIIGGLSFYQRKEIKDLMGYFRFVVNHEDEEAFKRIINYPKRGIGNTSVEKLMVGAYEHDISLWKVLNNSQSFISGRGANAVTDFCTMINSFKMEVERKDAFEAATFIAKQSGLLRDLYEDKTIEGLNRYENVQELLNAIKEYVDNPENEDKSLGAFLQEIALLTDEDQNKNNQDTVTMMTIHSSKGLEFKYVFVVGMEEDLFPSQMMMQSREDLEEERRLFYVATTRAMEKLYFSYALTRYRYGRLLNCEPSRFLEEIDPTFIKVNKKLSSKLSSSFRESEGKQGFVGLKKKPAIRNTTTKLHDPGPNFKPSNTNNLKEGMKVEHPKFGFGKVHGIETEGTNRKAHIHFDHFGDKTLLLSFAKLRIVE; encoded by the coding sequence ATGGAATATTTAGCCACCCTTAATCCTCCTCAACTTGAAGCTGTTAAAAAAACAGAGGGTCCGGTAATGATTATTGCAGGGGCAGGTTCAGGAAAAACCAGAGTGCTTACTTATAGGATTGCCCATTTAATTCACGAAAAAAAGGTAGATGCTTTTCAAATCCTTTCACTAACCTTTACCAATAAGGCCGCTAGTGAAATGAAACAGCGCATAGAAAAATTAATTGGTTTAGAAGCAAGGAATACTTGGATGGGTACTTTTCACTCTGTTTTTGCTAAAATCCTGCGAGTAGAGGCACAGAAATTAGGTTACCCAAGCAATTTCACGATCTATGACAGTGATGATAGCAAATCGCTTATCAGGTCCATCGTAAAAGAGATGAAATTGGATGATAAAGTTTATAAGGCCAATACAGTACTTTCTAGAATTTCCGGAGCTAAAAACAGGCTAATCGGCTGGCAAGCTTACCTTAATGATCCCTATATTACTGCAGATGATGAGGCTGCCATGAAGCCTAAGATGGGAGAAATCTATAAAGCTTATCAAAGCAGACTATTTAGGTCTTCTGCCATGGATTTTGATGACTTGCTTTTCAATACCAATATTCTGTTTCGGGACCATCCCGATGTGCTTAACAAGTACCAGCAAAGGTTTAGATATGTGATGGTGGATGAGTTTCAAGACACCAATCTTTCCCAATACCTGATTACTAAAAAGCTTGCAGCTGTTCACCAAAATATATGTGTAGTGGGGGATGACGCGCAAAGTATTTATGCTTTTAGGGGTGCAGATATCCAAAACATTCTGAATTTTGAAAAAGATTATCCTGATCTATTGGTTGTTAAGCTGGAACAAAACTACAGATCTACCAAGAATATTGTAGAAACCGCCAATTCTATCATCGCCAAAAACAAATCACAGCTCAAAAAAAATGTATGGACTCAAAATGATTCCGGAGATTTAATTGAATTGATGAAAGCCTCATCTGACAATGAAGAAGGCAGAATGGTAGCAGCGACTATATTTGAAGAGAAAAACAACAAGCAGCTAAGCAATAGTGATTTCGCCATTTTGTACCGGACAAACTCTCAGTCCAGATCAATGGAGGAGGCCTTAAGGAAATCAGGAATCGCTTACAGGATTATCGGAGGCCTCTCGTTTTATCAAAGAAAAGAAATCAAAGACCTGATGGGGTACTTTAGGTTTGTAGTTAATCATGAAGATGAGGAAGCTTTTAAAAGAATTATAAATTACCCAAAGAGGGGTATAGGAAATACCAGTGTGGAAAAACTCATGGTAGGAGCCTATGAGCATGATATTTCATTGTGGAAAGTGCTCAACAATAGCCAGAGTTTTATATCCGGAAGAGGGGCAAATGCAGTAACGGATTTTTGCACCATGATCAATAGCTTCAAGATGGAGGTGGAAAGAAAAGACGCTTTTGAAGCAGCCACCTTTATCGCCAAACAATCCGGACTTTTAAGGGATCTGTATGAAGACAAAACTATTGAGGGACTCAATCGGTATGAAAACGTTCAGGAATTGCTCAACGCCATCAAAGAGTATGTGGACAACCCAGAAAATGAAGACAAATCCTTGGGTGCTTTTCTTCAGGAAATCGCCTTGCTGACCGATGAAGACCAAAACAAAAACAACCAGGATACCGTTACTATGATGACCATTCACTCCTCCAAGGGGCTTGAATTTAAGTATGTGTTTGTGGTAGGAATGGAAGAAGATCTTTTCCCTTCTCAGATGATGATGCAAAGCAGAGAAGATCTGGAAGAGGAAAGGCGATTGTTTTATGTGGCAACAACCAGGGCCATGGAGAAATTGTACTTTAGCTATGCCCTGACAAGGTACCGTTACGGAAGGTTGCTAAATTGTGAGCCCAGTAGGTTTCTAGAAGAAATTGACCCGACTTTTATAAAAGTCAATAAAAAATTAAGCAGTAAGCTCTCCAGTAGTTTTAGGGAAAGCGAAGGAAAGCAAGGCTTTGTAGGGCTTAAGAAAAAACCGGCAATTAGAAATACTACTACAAAATTACATGACCCGGGGCCAAACTTTAAACCTTCCAACACCAATAATTTGAAAGAAGGGATGAAGGTGGAACATCCCAAGTTTGGTTTTGGTAAAGTTCATGGAATTGAGACGGAAGGCACCAATAGAAAAGCACATATTCATTTCGACCATTTTGGAGATAAAACATTATTACTTAGCTTTGCAAAGCTTCGCATAGTAGAATAA
- the gmk gene encoding guanylate kinase produces MSQGKVIIFSAPSGSGKTTIVKHLLAHEPLLGFSISACTRDKRGREEENGKDYYFLTPEEFREKINQDAFIEWEEVYAGNFYGTLKEEIKRIWDQGRHVIFDVDVKGGINLKEYFGDKALSIFVKVPSMEDLAQRLRDRGTETEESLSRRIYKAKFEMGFEKEFDVVLVNEDLDRSFKEAEKLVADFIKK; encoded by the coding sequence ATGTCTCAAGGAAAAGTAATTATTTTTTCAGCTCCTTCCGGATCTGGTAAAACCACTATTGTTAAACACCTACTAGCACACGAGCCTTTATTAGGCTTTTCTATTTCTGCATGCACCCGAGACAAGAGGGGTAGAGAAGAAGAAAACGGAAAAGATTATTATTTTTTGACTCCTGAGGAGTTTCGGGAAAAAATAAATCAAGATGCTTTTATTGAATGGGAGGAAGTTTATGCCGGCAACTTTTATGGTACCCTTAAGGAAGAAATCAAAAGAATTTGGGATCAAGGAAGGCATGTTATATTTGACGTAGATGTAAAAGGAGGCATTAACCTAAAAGAATATTTTGGTGACAAGGCCCTTTCCATTTTTGTAAAAGTACCTTCAATGGAGGATTTGGCCCAAAGGCTAAGAGATAGAGGTACAGAGACAGAAGAAAGCCTGTCGAGAAGAATCTACAAGGCTAAGTTTGAAATGGGCTTTGAGAAAGAATTTGACGTGGTTTTGGTCAACGAAGATTTAGATCGTTCTTTCAAGGAAGCAGAGAAATTGGTTGCAGACTTTATTAAAAAATAA
- a CDS encoding sigma-70 family RNA polymerase sigma factor, whose protein sequence is MSEAQRKKYSDKDKNNIFDHEFMPHIDSMYNFAYRLTFDEDDAKDLVQDTYLKAYRFINSFEKGTNAKAWLFRILKNSFINEYRKKSKQPAKVDYQEVETYYNSENVDYSMTSDLRVDAVKDMLGDEISNALNSLAVDFRTVIILCDLEGFTYEEMAKILDIPIGTVRSRLHRARNLLKDKLRSYAGNMGYDTEEE, encoded by the coding sequence ATGTCCGAAGCTCAAAGAAAAAAATATTCAGATAAAGATAAAAATAACATTTTTGATCATGAATTTATGCCTCATATAGATTCAATGTACAATTTTGCGTACAGGTTGACTTTCGATGAGGATGATGCCAAAGACTTGGTGCAGGATACTTATCTCAAGGCCTACAGATTTATTAATTCATTTGAGAAAGGAACCAATGCCAAAGCTTGGTTATTCAGGATATTAAAAAACAGTTTTATCAATGAATACCGAAAGAAAAGCAAACAACCCGCCAAGGTAGATTATCAAGAGGTTGAAACTTATTATAACTCTGAAAATGTTGATTATAGTATGACCTCAGATTTGAGAGTAGATGCGGTCAAAGATATGTTGGGTGATGAGATTTCAAATGCATTGAATAGCCTTGCTGTGGACTTCAGGACCGTGATTATTCTTTGTGACTTAGAAGGTTTTACTTATGAGGAAATGGCAAAGATTTTGGATATCCCTATAGGTACTGTCAGGTCAAGACTTCATCGTGCAAGGAACCTTTTAAAGGATAAACTTCGTTCCTATGCTGGAAACATGGGGTATGATACTGAAGAAGAATAA
- a CDS encoding DUF4290 domain-containing protein has protein sequence MVNSEKPKNKVILKEYGKNIQKLVDYVKTVPDQEKRTEYAYALVELMKQLNPLLKTESDQKLWDDMYIMSDFSLEVDSPFPMPEKELLGKKPLPIGYPEGEVRYKHYGRNIEKLIAKAIEIEDDKEQETALIYIGQLMRSFHSTWNRENFDDAIIIDDIKSLSKGKLHIDLEKVKENGLFETSMRRDFKSNVPSNSGNNSNGGRRNYSGGKRRNNGSNSKKRRN, from the coding sequence ATGGTAAATAGTGAAAAGCCTAAAAACAAAGTTATTTTGAAAGAATACGGAAAAAACATCCAAAAATTAGTGGATTATGTAAAAACTGTTCCAGATCAAGAAAAGCGAACAGAATATGCATATGCCTTGGTGGAGTTGATGAAGCAACTCAATCCATTATTAAAAACCGAAAGTGATCAAAAGCTTTGGGACGACATGTACATAATGTCTGATTTCTCACTCGAGGTGGATTCACCTTTTCCAATGCCGGAAAAGGAACTACTGGGTAAAAAACCGCTACCGATCGGTTATCCAGAAGGGGAAGTTCGATACAAGCATTATGGAAGAAACATTGAAAAGTTAATCGCTAAAGCTATAGAAATAGAAGACGATAAGGAGCAAGAAACAGCTTTGATTTATATCGGACAATTGATGCGAAGCTTTCACTCTACTTGGAACCGTGAAAACTTTGATGATGCCATCATTATTGATGACATTAAATCCCTCTCCAAAGGAAAACTTCACATTGACCTAGAAAAAGTCAAAGAAAACGGACTTTTTGAAACCAGTATGAGAAGGGATTTCAAAAGCAATGTCCCAAGTAATTCCGGCAATAATTCAAACGGTGGAAGAAGAAATTACTCAGGTGGCAAAAGAAGAAATAACGGTTCTAATAGCAAAAAAAGAAGGAATTAA
- a CDS encoding anti-sigma factor produces MDKNQNTSNKRKENCSDENKCFELLESILDGEGTADSKEILNEKIAKCQPCFEHYHLEKVIKEILQNKCTKHMVPSELAATIRQKIQDLK; encoded by the coding sequence ATGGACAAGAATCAAAATACATCCAACAAACGAAAGGAAAACTGTAGTGATGAAAATAAATGCTTTGAACTTTTGGAAAGCATTTTGGATGGAGAAGGCACGGCTGATTCAAAGGAGATCTTAAATGAAAAAATTGCTAAGTGTCAGCCTTGTTTTGAGCATTATCATTTGGAAAAAGTAATCAAAGAGATCTTGCAAAACAAATGTACCAAGCACATGGTGCCATCCGAATTAGCTGCCACCATTAGGCAAAAAATCCAAGATTTAAAGTAA
- a CDS encoding lysophospholipid acyltransferase family protein, with translation MLLFRLFSKLPLKVLFIFSDLFYLLAYYVIGYRKKIVLSNIKHAFPEKSDAEVKGIAKDFYRNFTDSMAETIKLLTMSKKELQRRFVTKNSNLVNDAVDNGEIVIGMCGHFFNWEGHLVTVSSKVGDKCETVYTKLSAPFFEKLMKSIRCRYGAILTERKSFQRTFLRNRNNPRLIVLAADQRPNLSDIRYWTPFMNRETAFFEGGEKLAKKFNTRVIYAHTTKPKRGHYVFEYQVLSAPPYQNHEPHSITDQFIKLLENNIRVEPSLYLWSHNRWKQKKP, from the coding sequence ATGCTCTTATTTCGGCTGTTTTCCAAACTACCACTGAAAGTCTTGTTTATTTTTTCGGACCTCTTTTATCTCCTCGCCTATTATGTCATTGGGTATAGAAAAAAAATAGTCTTGAGTAATATCAAACATGCCTTTCCTGAAAAAAGTGATGCTGAAGTTAAAGGCATAGCCAAGGATTTTTATAGAAACTTTACTGACTCAATGGCAGAAACAATCAAACTGCTGACTATGAGCAAAAAAGAACTACAACGGAGATTTGTTACCAAAAATTCAAACTTGGTCAACGACGCAGTTGACAATGGGGAAATCGTAATTGGGATGTGTGGTCATTTTTTTAATTGGGAGGGGCATCTGGTAACTGTTTCGTCAAAGGTTGGAGACAAGTGCGAAACAGTCTATACCAAATTAAGTGCTCCATTTTTTGAAAAGCTGATGAAATCCATTCGCTGTCGTTACGGCGCTATTCTTACGGAAAGAAAATCCTTTCAACGCACCTTTTTAAGAAACCGCAATAATCCCAGACTAATTGTTTTGGCAGCCGATCAACGCCCCAACTTGTCTGACATCAGGTATTGGACTCCATTTATGAATAGGGAAACTGCTTTTTTTGAAGGAGGTGAAAAGCTTGCAAAAAAATTCAACACCAGAGTTATTTATGCACATACCACAAAGCCTAAGAGAGGGCATTATGTTTTTGAATACCAAGTATTAAGTGCACCGCCCTACCAAAACCATGAGCCTCATTCCATTACTGATCAATTTATCAAACTACTGGAAAATAACATAAGAGTCGAACCATCTCTTTATTTATGGTCTCACAATAGGTGGAAACAAAAAAAACCATAA